caaaataagTGTTTTAAAATAGTCATTAGGTATTTGTTACTTACATTTTCCTGCTTTTAAGGAGGAAATTACAgaacatttctatttcttatttattctactTCCCAACATAgagtaaaatgtatatttttctttccccccttttttttcgaATGGgctctttgctttaaaaaaagtatctaacctgtaatttcattgtcCCAAGTGAGGAACTTCCTATACTAATTCTGATCTGtgccttctctgtaatttatagttttaaaatagttTGAAATGTCTCAAGATAATTCACTCATTCAACAACAATAATTCTGGTtctggagattcaaagacaaaaatagagtCCCTTCCCCTAAGTAACTTACAGTCTAGTGGGGGAAGTacatggaaattaaaatatagaatatatccACAGTAATTTTGTGTGTTAGGAgggagggaaagcactagcacCTTGTGATGTTCAGGATGGGATTCCTGTTGGATGCACTTAggttgaactttgaaggaaactagattCTGAAAGATATAGGTGAGGCATAGGGAAAAACACAAGTGAAAGATGGAATAATGTTTTTAGGGACTAGCTAGGCCAATTTACCTAGAATGAAAGGCCATCTCTGTAGTACTGTCCCTCATCTACTATTCCCCTAGAATATTGTAATAGCTAATTGATCTCCCTGTCCCtagtcttttctctttccagaaGGTTCTTCACACTGTCACAATAAGAGTGGAAGGAAGAGGATGAATGTGAGATAAAATGTGGTGGAATTGATAACACTTTCCACTTGATTTTATGTGAGGTCTTATAAGGGAGAATGCAGAATAGAGACTTGACTTTTGAGGATGTGAATCCGAGTGACCAAAAAGATGGAGGCTCCCTGAGTACAAAGaagaaattcaggaagaaaaGGTTCCCCCTCCGTACTcattcattttgtgtgtgtgtgtgtgtgtgtgaagtttgGATGTCTATAGGATATTAATTTAGAGATGACCCATTGGGAATTGGTGATATATTACTGGGGTTAAAGAAAGAATCTTGGGCCAGATATGTAGATCTGGGACACATTTGcctgaaatgaaataaagaatgaaaaaatcacTGCTTCCATATGTGTAAagatgttttctttccttccaagtttatttttgttaaaatctTCCTCACACTTATTTGAGTGATAACTTGCatgaatttttatgaaaattactttctaagaatatttaaaattactATAAATAAAGGCAGCCTGTGTTTTTTGCCTAATCAGAAACATTGGCTTTTCCATCAGTACATAAGATATATTGACAGATTCTTTTGGCTTTAAGTGATATGGTTAGTTCTGTACTTACTCAAAACTCATTTTATAGGAAGTACATTTTTTTAAGATATAGGTTGGATAAACCTGTCCAAACAAAAAACAGATCATGAACTCAAGTATTTAAGGAGGAAACTTTATTTCTGTCATgcaaataatagaattttaattcCTTGAAACTAAGGgttgttcattttttgtatttatatctttagTGCCTAGGTCAGGGGTTGGCATGTTGTATGATTAGATGcaaaatgattgaatgaaaaatATAGTTGGGAAAATGAGTATCAGTGTATCTCTTGAATAAGAAGCAGCATGGTACAGTAAAAGAccactggttctggagtcaaaggatttggcttcaaattctgtctttgacTTGTTGTGTGatattgggaaagtcacttaaacttcttttatctcattttcctcatttataaaatgaatggatcagactagatggcttctgtggttctttctagctctaaggtTATGATCCTGTGGTTCATATTCTTGGTTTAGAGATTCTTattgagttttaaaaatagaataactttacattttaattaaaaacttaattatttttatttttttagaatattttttcatggttacatgattcatattctctctctcccctcttccatccccctccttgagcagacaagcaattccacatgtcttattactcaaacctatttctgtattatttatatttgtaatacagtaatcttttaaaaaccacaacctcAAACCATATAGCCATATAACcgagtgataaatcatatattttgtgtttctattcccatagttatTTCTCTAGTTAcgtatagcattctttttcataagttccatggGACTGTTtttgattattgcattgctattagtagcagaatctattacatttgatcattccacagtgtttcactttctgtgtatagtgttctcgacacctcctcattttccaattttttgccaccacaaaaagtgcaactataaatatttttgtacaaactttttttttatctttggggtacaaacccagtagtggtatcaaaggatcaaagggcagaatggttggatcaattcacaactccaccagcaatgcattagtgtcccaattttgccacatctcttccaacatttattattttccttttatcatattggccaatctgctaggtgtgaggttatacttcagagttgttttgatttgtatttctcttatcaggagggatttataacactttcatgtgattatatttatagttttgatttcttcatttggaaattgCCCACTCATCTtgcttgaccatttgtcaattggggaatggcttgatttcttgtaaatttgacttagacctttgtcagagaattttgttataaatttttccccagtttgttgcttcccttctaatttgggttgcattggttttgtttgtacaaaacctttttaatttaatattatcaaaattattcattttttatcttgcaatgttctctatctcttacttgatcttaaattccttcctttcccctagatctgaaactattctatgttcacccaatttatctatgatttcattctttatatttaagtcatttacccattttgaatttatcttggtataaggtatgagatgttgatccaaacgtaatttttccagcagtttttgtcaaatagtgaattcttgttccaaaagctgggatctttgggtttattgaatactagtttgctgaggtcatttaccctaatctattccattgatccactatcttttaactttttacattagatattgatatataataaaatagagtGCTTGACacttagagtcacaaagagtggcATACAAAAACCTGCCTCAGAATGGGCGACCCTTGtataggcaagtaatttaatttctttggctgaatttccttatatgtaaaatataataagagctcctacttcacagggttattgtgggCTTTAAAGGtgataatttatataaaacactttttaagccTTAAAATATCAACTCttgctgttattatcttcatggtggtttttttgtttatatgCATCAGAAAGATTGGAGGGAAAGATGAACAGCTGACTTTCCTTTTACTACTGGGTCACTGATTAAATTAGCCCTGCTAACTCATTTATTGTCCTCTTCAAGGAGAACCTTTGAGCTATCCTTGTAACTGAAACTTCCTTATATTTTAGGGATTCATTTGTTGTAAGAGTGTCAATAATGATATGATTAGTATCTTAAGTAACATCAAGTTGTAGAGGTCAACTTAACACAAAtacttccttttttgaaaatttaccTACATTAGGCTTGAAATGTTTGAACTTGTACTctaatttttctcttccctccttaacCTCAAGTTGCTCCATTTTTCTgtgtgtttgtttgctttttaattaatatacaaaaatatccaGAACATTGAAACTTTTAAGACAGTTTTTCAGACTTTCAGCAAATTGTCTAATAAAAACTTTGAGCAATATGAACTGCCAACCAGAGAGTCATCTTTATCCTGTGACATAGTAAAACAGTTAATTTATTGTTTACAAATGGCCTAAAAACTGTTATTTTTAGAATTCTGTCTCTTCTTTGTTACTCTCAATAGCAAGGAAATTGGCTTCTTTGTTTCATGAATTGCCATGGCCAAACAGTTTATCAGTTGGCAGTTAACCTGCTGGTGGTGGTAAGAAGGCCGCTGTGGTGTAGAAGCCatacctttaattaaaaaaaaaaaccaaacaaacagaaaaccctttattttctgtcatagaattgatgttagttctaaggcagaaaagtgagctgtatcttttttttttttaataattttttttttattttaaacccttaacttctgtgtattgacttataggtggatgagtggtaagggtaggcaatgggggtcaagtgacttgcccagggtcacacagctgggaagtgtctgaggccggatttgaacctaggacctcctgtctctaggcctggctctcaatccactgagctacccagctgcccccagctgtATCTTTTTTAATGCAACATATTTCATTAGCTTTTTTGACCCCCACATCAactaaaattcattcattttgatCTTGCACTCCATTAAAAAAgcctagatctttttcagaacaacCAACCATACCtcttacatattatatttatgaagttgatttttttgtaccAAGAGTAGCTTTTCATTTATTCCTACCgaatttcatcttgttagattTAGTCCAGTGCTTTAGccctaaaattctttcttttatgatCCATGGATCCATAGACAATCTAGCAAAGCCCCATGGCCTTTTCTCAcaatataatgtttttaaaatgcagaattaaaaaaattggattacagaggaaactgaTTATATTGGAATCcagtaaacaaaatattttttaaaagttctcaaggaggcagctgagtggctcagtggattggcagccaggcctagagatgggaaatttcaaatttgacctcagacacttcctagccagtgaccctgggcaaatcattaatccctattgctagcccttactgctcttctgccttggaacaaatctATAGTTTTTCAGATActgttcttttccctcttttgaaACTTGggcaaacactttttttttttcaattttgtagtTTCTCTCGTGTTTCCTTCGTTCTTTCAAATATCACTGGCAGGGATTTTAGTAATTATATCTGCTAGGTCTTCTAGGACtaaaaaatatagtaaatttGGGCAAGGTGATTTGAATTCAAAGGCAACTAGAtgttcttttactatttctttaCTTATCGTGGGTATCAAttccttattagtcatttttaaaGTTCTGTCATTTCTAGTTTAAAGGTTATGTCagagaacagaaaaaataaatagaattgatctattcttccttctctttgttgTTAGTTATCATTCTCCAGTCTTCCTTACAGAAAGATCCTAGCTcttctttgttcttccttttcctctgggGTACGGTTTGGGgtagggaaaagaaaaaacccaacacaACAAAATCTCTTTTTGACATCCTTAGTATCTCTCTCCAACCTCAATTAATTCTGAGCTttttcactcctgaccttatttTTACAGTACTGTTTGTTACCTAGTCTTGTTTCCATCTTCTATAATTTGTATTAGCTATCATCTTTGTAAATACAAATGCTAaacattaatttgtttttttctaacaaAATTAGGACCTTTGCATTTTAATTGAAAACTAGAAAAtgctgtaaaatgaaaataaaaaaaattttagttatttatttccatcttatttctaGATGACATACCCCAAATTAGATGACTGCTGTTCTGCTTTCCAGAGAATAATTGTTCATATTGAAGAAGTATAGGCAGGCAGGTATTCATTTTTCCAAAAAGATCTATTAGAGTTCCCTTTTCTTTGAAGGTGTCACTTTTTGAAGACACTACCCACAATGAATTTTTATTCAACTTTTTAATAGTTTTAGGCATAGGAAAATTATATAGGATCACccattaaaaaattatagattgAGAACTgcaagggattttagaggtcatatCATCCAACTcgattcattttataaatgagaatattgaaaaaccaaaagagttttaaatgtctTGCTTTAATCCACATAAATGATTATAAGTACCAGGATATAAATTGAAGTCCTTACTCTTTGTTCTATATCATGCCAATTTTAGTCTTCTATTTGAGAattcatttattataatataattctaGTTTGTTACAATTCTTGTTTTACAATTATCCTagtttatccttttaaaaaaacttttaaaaatcttattttgttTGAAAGATTTTTAGTGCTAAAATTTATTGCCTCTTAATATtaagatttcattttatcttttgctgCCCATACTTATTTCATTCTCATTCACATGATAGGAAGTCAAATTCTGTAACTTTTCTAACCATTAAGAAGCacataaagtgctttaaattagtaaataaaattataagtgaAAACAACTATAAAGTTTCATCTCACATctaacaaaatgggaaaatgtaaCAAAAGAGGATAGTTACTTTTGGAAGGACCTTGAAAAGACACACTACTGTGCAATCGATGGAATTGTGATCTGGTCCAAACATTCCAGATTACAATTTAGAATCATCTTTGTTTTACATTAGTTTAAAATCTACTCTTTGAATTATTGATTTAGATGACAATCAAAACCATTATTTCCATTTGTAATGAAGAAATTATGTTTCActtggatagttttaattttctaacatttaaaaCCATTATAGAAATTTAGaactattttttcattaaattcttaACAGTAATAATTAAAGGAGGCAATGATACCCAGATTTTCAATAATGAATAAAAGGAAGcattttgaatatcatatttcttaAAATGGAATTATAACTATATTAAATTGGCATTGCATTTGTCTTTCTTAGAGTTCTTCAGCTGGTGAACAATAATTTTCAGGTATGAAAATGAAGAAGTATTTGACTTCCTATCAtgttaaaaagaataaaacaagtgCATGCAGGGAAAGAGGTTGAGATAGGCTCTAACTTGAACTTCAAAGAAATTCATTTGTGCACTCAGTTCTGTTGTATTCTGCCTTTCTGATCTGTTTGCTTCTGCCCCCTGTAGAATGAATTGGTCTGACATTttatcaactttttttaaaagtgaggTGAAATGAAGTTGAACACATCAAAGGGGTGAAGATCTGAAAgagaacagaattttttttaatacttggtgtctactttttttccttgttcttctgGAGCTAGATGGATTTGGTTGATATGCACTCATTTTTACTTCATGATATTACCTTAACATTATATTGACTTGGATATATATACATTTAGTGAAAAAAGGACTTTTGGGAACATTGCCATATGTACTTACTGTACTTAGCATATTTCCTTTAATTACTTTGATCATTTTTTCTGTCTCAGTATGCATCAATTTGATGTCACTATTTCCTTGACTTGTATATATAGTTCAATTTCTCCCAGTTTTTATCTGTAGTCTCACAATTTTCACTTAGGTTCAAGAAGAAAAGTTTATGAGAATTAATGCTTTCTAATTATTTTCAGGACTAGGTAGACTGAATATAATTGACTATTAAgttctcaaaggaaataatttgtaaataaaaactttttttttttttttttagcaatcaTTGACATCTTATGCCTTGAAAGTTTTCACACTGTGAGGgatgttaaaacatttttaaataagcCTTCCCTAACTCCTTTCAATTCCAATGTTCCCTCTGTTCactgttttctatttctatatatatttctatattttgtatatttttttttgcaagttgtctctctcattagattgtaagctccttgagggcaagatctcttttgtttccttttatttccccagtgcttagcataatgcctagcacaaagtgtttaataaatgttattgtttgATTAGACTCTTAagttattaatgttttatttaaactgAATTATACATGGTTGATTATTTTGGATCTCTTCCAGAAACAGGTGGAACTTCATTCAGAATTAACACAAATGGACAAGGATTTTTGGATGAAAATATACCATTAAATCTGTCATTTCATTTACCAGCTTCTTACCCATTTTGTCTGCCAGGAATCTCAGTTAATTCTCACCACCTTACCAGAGCTCAGTGTATAGTTATAAAAGAGAAGCTACTTGAAGAAGCAGAAAAACTTTTGTCTGAGCCTATGGTACATCAGCTGGTTGTATGGATTCAGCAAAATCTCAAGTACATCATTGGGCAACCAGAAACTCCTATTGGCTCTGAAGACTGCTCATTGTCCACAAGTACATCTGTGAATGATGGAATGTGGATAGCCCTTTTGCATTTAGATCATATGAGAGCAAAGACGAAGTATGTCAAAACTGTGGAGAAGTGGACTTCAAATTTAAGACTTACTGGAAGACTGATGTTTTTGGGCAAAATTATACTTATTCTTCTACAAGGAGACAGAAACAATATCAAGGTGCTAAAATTGAATACTGAATGAAAGTTTTGTTATTTTGTcactagaaaatgaaggaataaaagaatgTTTCATAGCAGTTAGTGAGGAATGGGCCAATTACTAGGGCTATAGCTGTACTCTATATTACTGTTGTTTAAAGTActtattttctttgaaagaatgcctgcctACTACTTTTatacaacaaaaataagaaactTTGAAgaatttttggtttttatttattaaataagtcATTTGAAATTAGTGAC
The window above is part of the Gracilinanus agilis isolate LMUSP501 chromosome 4, AgileGrace, whole genome shotgun sequence genome. Proteins encoded here:
- the RWDD3 gene encoding RWD domain-containing protein 3, with the translated sequence MGDLVQEELSALESIFCGPDEWEMMSCSETGGTSFRINTNGQGFLDENIPLNLSFHLPASYPFCLPGISVNSHHLTRAQCIVIKEKLLEEAEKLLSEPMVHQLVVWIQQNLKYIIGQPETPIGSEDCSLSTSTSVNDGMWIALLHLDHMRAKTKYVKTVEKWTSNLRLTGRLMFLGKIILILLQGDRNNIKEYLILQKTSKVDVDSSGKKCKEKMISILFETKVQMEHKRFLAFEVKEYSSLDELRKEFEAAGLKELFSEFVLTLVK